A genomic segment from Triticum dicoccoides isolate Atlit2015 ecotype Zavitan chromosome 1A, WEW_v2.0, whole genome shotgun sequence encodes:
- the LOC119278312 gene encoding rhomboid-like protein 14, mitochondrial, with the protein MGAGMSGGRRRGAGVGWGSGPSSGMLPLLALQVILEYGRAGASRPPVTAALIAANALVYLRPGALDAFLPPLSRVAFNPHLIIQYGDLTRFFLSAFYHLSETHFFYNMTSLLWKGIQLETSMGSVEFASMVTALLGLSQGFTLLLSKGLLLLGNETAYYDQYAVGFSGVLFGMKIVLNAWSDDYVFLHGMVIPAKYAAWAELLLIQAFIPGTSFIGHLSGILAGLAYLWIKRSYSGPDPLSLLISGIANVVSWPVKFAQRLLRPGRRQGGRVGRRAARESGRGMWRCAACTFDNSPSVDICEMCNSMREDRVFPNRQHLQDGGSSDLSVDEIRRRRLQRFDR; encoded by the exons ATGGGGGCGGGCATGAGCGGTGGCCGGCGGCGGGGCGCCGGCGTCGGCTGGGGCAGCGGCCCGTCGAGCGGGATGCTGCCGCTTCTGGCCCTGCAGGTGATTCTCGAGTACGGCCGCGCCGGCGCCAGCCGCCCGCCCGTGACGGCGGCGCTCATCGCCGCCAACGCGCTGGTGTACCTCCGCCCGGGCGCCCTCGACGCGTTCCTCCCGCCGCTCTCCCGCGTCGCCTTCAACCCGCACCTCATCATCCAG TACGGCGACCTGACGCGCTTCTTCCTGTCAGCTTTCTACCACCTGAGTGAAACCCACTTCTTCTACAACATGACGTCTCTCTTGTGGAAGGGCATACAGCTTGAAACATCAATGGGCAGTGTTGAGTTTGCTTCTATGGTCACTGCCTTGCTTGGCCTGTCTCAGGGCTTCACACTGCTCTTGTCCAAAGGTCTACTCCTTCTCGGCAATGAGACTGCGTATTACGATCAATATGCCGTTGGATTCTCCGGGGTGCTGTTTGGTATGAAGATTGTGCTGAATGCCTGGTCAGATGATTATGTCTTCCTGCATGGGATGGTCATTCCAGCAAAGTATGCTGCGTGGGCTGAACTGCTCCTCATACAGGCCTTCATTCCCGGGACGTCCTTCATTGGCCATCTTAGCGGGATTCTTGCTGGTCTAGCCTATCTTTGGATAAAGCGATCATACTCCGGGCCGGACCCGCTTTCTCTTCTGATCTCGGGCATTGCAAATGTTGTAAGTTGGCCGGTGAAATTCGCTCAGAGGCTCCTGAGGCCTGGTCGTCGTCAGGGGGGCAGAGTTGGGCGCCGCGCAGCAAGAGAGAGCGGCAGAGGCATGTGGAGATGCGCGGCCTGCACTTTTGACAACTCGCCTTCGGTAGATATCTGTGAGATGTGCAACAGCATGCGTGAGGATCGTGTTTTTCCCAACAGACAGCATCTCCAGGATGGGGGAAGCAGTGACCTCTCGGTTGATGAGATACGCCGTAGGAGGCTGCAAAGGTTTGACAGATGA